Proteins co-encoded in one Campylobacter concisus genomic window:
- the tgt gene encoding tRNA guanosine(34) transglycosylase Tgt, translating into MKFEVIKKDGNARRGILTTAHSVIQTPVFMPVGTVGAVKSLDAFDMSEILDAKIILANTYHMYLRPGSKVVREFGGLHGFSKFERSFLTDSGGFQAFSLRSNTKNDDGGIKFKSHIDGSTHYFTPKSVLDTQYDLGSDIMMILDDLVALPAEPKRIDLSIKRTIKWAKEAIDYHKFMQSKGVGLEQNIFGIVQGGTDYEARKFCAEALNELSFDGLAIGGLSVGESNEAMYDTVEAVMPFMDELRPRYLMGVGTPEDLVENVERGVDMFDCVMPTRNARNGTLFTSFGKINIKSAKFINDHAPIDPQCQCYTCKRYSRGYLNHLFKARELTFFRLASLHNLHYYLNLMKEMREAIERGEFAKFKKNFYAKRVKNEL; encoded by the coding sequence ATTTGAAGTTATAAAAAAAGATGGAAATGCAAGGCGTGGTATCCTAACAACTGCCCATAGCGTTATACAAACGCCAGTTTTCATGCCAGTTGGCACGGTTGGTGCGGTTAAAAGCTTAGACGCCTTTGATATGAGTGAAATTTTAGACGCAAAGATAATCTTAGCGAACACCTACCACATGTATCTGCGCCCCGGAAGCAAGGTCGTGCGCGAGTTTGGCGGGCTTCATGGATTTTCTAAGTTTGAGCGCTCTTTTTTAACAGATAGCGGTGGATTTCAGGCATTTTCGCTTAGGTCAAACACTAAAAACGATGATGGTGGGATAAAATTTAAAAGCCACATCGACGGCAGCACGCACTATTTTACGCCAAAGTCCGTTCTTGATACGCAATACGATCTAGGTAGCGACATTATGATGATACTTGATGATTTGGTTGCCCTACCTGCTGAGCCAAAGAGGATCGATCTAAGCATAAAGCGAACGATAAAATGGGCAAAAGAGGCGATTGATTATCATAAATTTATGCAAAGTAAAGGCGTTGGCTTAGAGCAAAACATCTTTGGCATCGTTCAAGGAGGCACTGATTATGAGGCACGTAAATTTTGCGCCGAAGCTTTAAATGAGCTGTCATTTGATGGCCTTGCAATAGGAGGACTAAGCGTTGGCGAGAGCAACGAGGCGATGTATGACACTGTTGAGGCGGTTATGCCATTTATGGATGAGCTAAGGCCGCGTTATCTAATGGGCGTTGGCACGCCAGAGGATCTCGTAGAAAACGTGGAGCGAGGCGTTGATATGTTTGACTGCGTCATGCCAACAAGAAACGCAAGAAACGGCACGCTCTTTACTAGCTTTGGCAAGATAAATATAAAATCAGCTAAATTTATAAACGACCACGCGCCAATTGACCCGCAGTGTCAGTGCTATACCTGCAAACGCTACTCCAGAGGCTATCTAAATCACCTTTTTAAGGCAAGAGAGCTCACATTTTTTAGGCTAGCAAGCCTTCACAACCTGCACTACTATCTAAATTTGATGAAAGAGATGAGAGAGGCAATAGAAAGAGGCGAATTTGCCAAATTTAAGAAAAATTTTTATGCTAAAAGGGTAAAAAATGAGCTATAA
- a CDS encoding CorA family divalent cation transporter, translating into MSYKSSVCGYFYGDEYDYILLVSFTQKQSYKFLFKNGKIYKEDFDHECDKNEFEAALKKLCNEYANKILEHQEELNEYEKIYASRKNFNKFIKRHHFLKYEIRKFQNKISHFYETLSICQSEQQNLKKELKNSTHEANVFRTMANEYACRIDDIYTFIQSIKNDKINQNIYILTMISAVMLPLNLITGFFGMNTQGLPFNETKNATIIVVSIMLGVILCCTSFLFWYTNKKK; encoded by the coding sequence ATGAGCTATAAAAGTTCAGTTTGTGGATATTTTTATGGCGATGAATACGACTATATTTTGCTTGTTTCTTTCACACAAAAGCAAAGCTATAAATTTTTATTTAAAAATGGCAAAATTTACAAAGAAGATTTTGATCACGAATGCGATAAAAACGAGTTTGAAGCGGCTCTTAAAAAACTATGTAATGAATATGCAAACAAAATTTTAGAACATCAAGAAGAACTAAACGAGTATGAAAAAATTTACGCTAGTCGAAAAAACTTTAATAAATTTATCAAAAGACACCACTTTTTAAAATATGAGATTAGAAAATTTCAAAACAAGATATCTCATTTTTATGAAACCCTTTCGATTTGTCAAAGTGAGCAACAAAATTTAAAAAAAGAGCTTAAAAATAGTACTCATGAGGCAAATGTTTTTAGAACAATGGCCAATGAATATGCCTGCAGAATCGATGATATTTATACATTTATACAAAGTATAAAAAATGACAAAATCAATCAAAACATTTACATTTTAACAATGATATCAGCTGTAATGCTACCATTAAATCTGATAACTGGGTTTTTTGGCATGAATACACAAGGCTTGCCATTTAATGAAACTAAAAATGCCACTATAATAGTTGTATCAATAATGCTTGGAGTAATTCTTTG